In Plasmodium gaboni strain SY75 chromosome 8, whole genome shotgun sequence, the sequence TTCTCCTTCAAATAGCCATAAAGAAAGGAAGATAGACATATACTGAGCTAATAATGTAGGTGTATATGGAGAAGATAAgaatttctttttcaaCATTCTAATAATTTGCATAATAATTCTTTGAACATTATTTGCTTTAGATGTTCTTTGTAAATAATCTACCTCTGAAAAATTTACTAAGTCGTTATAATTTCTTGGATGTTTTCCACTTCTTCCTAgtgtaaatattttcttaaGAACTGCCGAGAAATTTCCTAAGAAGCTTGATTCGTATTGTTCTATCATGGTTGTTATGAAAAATACTGCAAAGAGTTgacaataaaaaaaaaaaataaaatataaattaaaataaataataacatatatatatatatatatatatatatatatttgtgaTGTGTGTGTTCCccacatttttttaatttttttcatttacCCAATTGCAAACTTATTGAAACTAATGgagaaaaattattaactaagaaattaatatttttagaTGGGGCcttattataattaaacCATCTAAGTAAAAATCCTACATTTCTAATTCTGGATCCAACAAAAGTTTTGGTTTTGATTTTTTTGGATTCTACAAAACCATATGATGCAGAATACATATTTTGAATTTGATTCCATAAATCTTTTGTTGTTTCATATAAGGAATTATAATTCTGAGATTTTTTAGCTAATAATGAagtttttataatatcatcaATAGCAAAAATGGATTCATTTCCTGTTTCTTCTTGTGCTTCTTCTCggaaaaaattaaatggGGCTATTTTAAAGAAGgttttcttctttattttaatttttttattaaactgaaaaaaaaaagaaataaacatatggaatatatcaaatatgttatataaaaaaattatggACTCATAAAATACAACACAAccattatatatataattatatatatatatatatatatatatatatttttgtacCTTATGACTTCTGTCaattgttttatttattaaattaaattcGTCATTTGTAGATATAGAACTAACATCAAGATAACCCTTTGCTGATAGTTCATTTGCCGAATTTAAATATAGTAACATGATTAAAACGACATCAGCACTTGtttctatattatatattttatctcTGTAGTAATACATTAATAACTTGACCACTgcaaaattataaataagaCATGGTTTATATTGAAGGGTAGTGGTAATATacatacaaatatatatatatatatatatatatatatatatatatatgtatatgtgtGTATGTATTTTTCGACTTACAATCTGCTCTCCTTTGTGCAGTTTCTTTGGGACTgaattcttttttatactCAGATAAATCATAGTTTGCTTTTATAGTCTCATCCATACATTTATCAGTACACATGTCATTAAATCCAAATTCTggaataataaatatacaaaatgggtaatacatatatgtatatttatatgcacacttatatttatatatgtaattttttttttttcttatatacttttttcCATGATATCTGaaatttttgttttaaacGTATATAAAGAATCATCAAGGCCCttttctaataataataggGTACCTATAACagaaaataagaaaaacaaaaaaataaatacaaataaatatatatatataaatatataaatatatatatatatatatatatatatatatatatattttatatttaccCTTTTGTATCATATTTTGAATTCTGTATTTCAGACGAggtaaatatttttgaaaaaatgaaatgtCGTGATTTATCGATGATTTATATGCCTTTTCGAACATATAACTTAAAATTAGACTTCCTAAAAGGataatcaaaaaaaaaaaaaaaatatatatatatatatatatatatatatatatatatatatatatatataaatatatatatatatatattattcctcttattttgttttttttataattacCTAACTGTCCACATACATCAGTGTGCATAGGAGAAATGTAATTATTGACAGACTCTTCGTgtaattttaataatttgcttgctaaataaaaaaatatacatacatatatatatatatatatacttataaatatataacataatggttattacaatattatatgcatatataaatatattacaaataagcacaatattaatataagctagataataaaaaaaaaatatacatatatatttatatgtatatatttatttttactaACCGTTCCCATTTTCTGTTATAAATTTCTGTACTAATAAATCCATTTCAAGTTGTTCAATATTAGCATctttcaaaaaaaaaaaaaaaaaaaaatatatatatatataatatatatatatgatcAACAGTACATATTATCTTATGGGATCATCTTATTAATtgaatatacaaaaaatgatacatttctatttttatattttatacctatctttttcttcttcatattttttttctttttttgtgCCTTTTTAAAAAGCTTATTCATTATCTTTTGTATGCCTGGAAAGGggaataatatttttcatgtttttttttgttgaATAAAAGTGTGTgtttgttatttttattgttNNNNNNNNNNNNNNNNNNNNNNNNNNNNNNNNNNNNNNNNNNNNNNNNNNNNNNNNNNNNNNNNNNNNNNNNNNNNNNNNNNNNNNNNNNNNNNNNNNNNaaaaaaaaaaaaaaaaaaaaaaaaaaaaaaaaaaaaaaaaaaatatatatttaaaaaaaaaaaaaaaaaaaaaaaaaaaaaaaattataaaaataaaaatttttttttaaaaaaaaaaaaaaaaaaaaaaaaaaaaaaaaaaaattaaaaaaatatatatttatatatatatattatataatttcaactttgtagaaaaaaaaaaaaaaaaaaaaaacacgcatatatctttattcacacatatatatatgttgaatgtattatatttattcttgATTTTTCTTTCTATATTCTTCTATTTCTTTTGAATATCGTACTTTGTCTAATTGTGCTTTCTTTTCATATGGTGCTTTTTGAGCTGGGCTTAACTTTCCCCAAGCTTCACCTATCAATTTACCAACTTGTGCAACATCTTTTGCTAATTCTggtttttcttttattatttctagTCTCTTATCCTTAACATAAAACATATAGGCAGACAAAGCTCTCTTTGGAGCTAATGGgtcttttttcttttttttgttttgtttttttaatactTTCTTTTGAGATTTTGAAGccattttatatattttatctgtcaggaaaaaaaaaaaaaaaaaaaaaattatgaactggtcataatattatgaatacatgcatatataaatataatgataaataaaaataaataacataaagacagataaataaataaatatatatatataaaagaataattataCAACTTTCTAAAcacttttatatattcttcagtatttattttttttttattatccATTAAGAGTAACTATTAATGGTTAAAATATcatttgatatatatatatatatttttataaaaaaaaatataacatacatataatatattc encodes:
- a CDS encoding high mobility group protein B2, which produces MASKSQKKVLKKQNKKKKKDPLAPKRALSAYMFYVKDKRLEIIKEKPELAKDVAQVGKLIGEAWGKLSPAQKAPYEKKAQLDKVRYSKEIEEYRKKNQE